One window of Gloeothece citriformis PCC 7424 genomic DNA carries:
- the nadC gene encoding carboxylating nicotinate-nucleotide diphosphorylase: MIPPNIILDPLIGSWLHEDLGRGDRTTGGLNLQGRGKAIWVVKETGVIAGLPMAARVFQVLDEQMSFIPRVKEGEKCESGEIIAQMEGLLETLLMGERVALNIAMRLSGIATLTRQYTEVIADLPTQLVDTRKTTPGLRIIEKYATQIGGAINHRMGLDDAVMIKDNHIQAAGGIEAAIAQIRQTIPYPLSIEVETTNLQEVEQALLSGADIIMLDNMTVDQMHEAVEFIHQHNDKIKIEASGNITLTNLRSVALTGVDYISTSAPITRSSWLDLSMKILEE; the protein is encoded by the coding sequence ATAATTCCCCCTAATATTATCCTTGACCCTTTAATTGGAAGTTGGTTACACGAAGATCTCGGTAGAGGCGATCGCACTACAGGAGGGTTAAATCTTCAAGGTAGAGGTAAAGCGATCTGGGTTGTCAAAGAAACAGGAGTTATTGCCGGATTACCTATGGCGGCAAGGGTATTTCAGGTGTTAGATGAACAAATGAGCTTTATTCCTCGGGTTAAAGAAGGGGAAAAATGTGAATCTGGAGAGATTATCGCTCAAATGGAGGGATTATTAGAGACTTTACTGATGGGAGAAAGAGTGGCTTTAAATATAGCCATGCGTTTAAGTGGAATTGCTACCCTAACCCGCCAATATACTGAAGTGATTGCTGATTTACCGACTCAATTAGTGGATACTCGGAAAACTACCCCAGGATTACGTATCATCGAAAAGTATGCCACTCAAATCGGAGGAGCAATTAATCATCGTATGGGATTAGATGATGCTGTGATGATTAAGGATAATCATATCCAAGCGGCAGGAGGAATTGAAGCGGCGATCGCTCAAATTCGCCAAACTATTCCTTATCCTTTAAGCATTGAAGTTGAAACAACTAATCTTCAAGAAGTCGAACAAGCACTCTTATCGGGAGCAGATATTATTATGCTAGATAATATGACCGTAGACCAAATGCACGAAGCGGTTGAGTTTATTCATCAGCATAATGACAAAATAAAAATAGAAGCTTCTGGGAATATTACTCTCACTAATTTACGATCGGTTGCTTTAACTGGGGTGGATTATATTTCTACGAGTGCGCCTATTACTCGCTCATCTTGGTTAGATTTGAGTATGAAAATTCTAGAAGAATAA
- a CDS encoding dienelactone hydrolase family protein, producing MTTLDIDTQAVKIQNGDLAIDAYLATPFEEGAFPGIIVVQEIFGVNDHIRDITRRFAREGYVAIAPAIYQRQVPGFERGYTEKDIEIGRMYKEQTKASELIGDIQATIDYLYTLPQVKPGGVGTIGFCFGGHVVYLVAVLDEIKATASFYGAAIVNSTPGGGEPTLSRTKEIKGTLYGFFGLEDPLIPNEQVDEIEAELKKQQISHRIFRYPKADHGFMCDQRGSYNPEAASDAWKQVLELFNMTLKK from the coding sequence ATGACGACTTTAGACATTGACACTCAAGCAGTTAAAATCCAAAATGGAGATTTAGCAATAGACGCTTATTTAGCGACTCCTTTTGAAGAAGGAGCATTTCCGGGAATTATTGTGGTTCAAGAAATCTTTGGAGTTAACGATCATATTCGAGATATAACTCGTCGCTTTGCGAGGGAGGGATATGTGGCCATTGCGCCGGCTATTTATCAACGTCAAGTGCCAGGATTTGAGCGAGGGTATACAGAAAAAGATATTGAAATTGGGAGAATGTATAAGGAGCAAACGAAAGCGTCAGAATTGATCGGTGATATTCAGGCAACCATTGATTATCTGTACACTTTACCGCAAGTTAAACCGGGGGGAGTTGGAACAATTGGCTTTTGTTTTGGAGGTCATGTTGTTTATTTAGTAGCTGTTTTGGATGAGATTAAAGCTACTGCTTCATTTTATGGTGCAGCAATCGTCAATTCTACTCCTGGAGGAGGAGAACCTACTCTAAGTAGAACAAAAGAGATTAAAGGAACACTTTATGGTTTTTTTGGACTGGAAGATCCTTTAATTCCTAATGAACAAGTGGATGAGATAGAAGCAGAACTTAAAAAACAGCAGATTTCTCATCGGATTTTTCGTTATCCCAAGGCAGATCATGGGTTTATGTGTGATCAACGTGGGAGTTATAATCCAGAAGCGGCCAGTGATGCTTGGAAACAAGTCTTAGAATTATTTAACATGACTTTAAAAAAATAA
- a CDS encoding DUF4327 family protein produces MFNTASISVKYSIDLIQEEARNLIQQRKLDRQQPIYTLCQFIPAREWPSVENELERHGYLLRDHLIDLLGSETWQED; encoded by the coding sequence ATGTTTAACACTGCGTCAATTTCAGTAAAGTATTCTATCGATCTGATTCAAGAAGAAGCTCGGAATCTGATTCAACAAAGAAAATTAGATCGCCAACAACCTATTTACACCTTATGTCAATTTATTCCCGCTCGTGAATGGCCATCTGTTGAAAATGAGTTAGAAAGACATGGCTATTTATTACGAGATCATTTAATTGACTTGTTGGGTTCTGAAACTTGGCAAGAAGATTAA
- a CDS encoding S1 RNA-binding domain-containing protein, whose translation MSSKSTSSQESKPSFTMDDFAQALEQFNYNFEKGQIVRGKVIQYTSDGAYVEIGGKSPGFVPLREASIEPVTNLNDYLPLDQEQDFLIISSADAEGQLILSRRQLIIKQAWNQVKEIAESGTSVQMRVTGINRGGVTGEVEGLRGFIPRSHLVEKEDLDSLVGQSITANFIQVDPDNNKLVLSQRQLVRAAAMSQLTIGTLVEGKVAKIQPYGVFVDINGATGLLHITQVSGVHIDALTTIFKIGQTIKVMIVEIDEYKNRIALSTKVLESYPGEIVEKFDEVMANAEERVEQAREKLSQ comes from the coding sequence ATGAGTTCTAAATCTACATCGTCTCAAGAGTCTAAGCCATCATTCACTATGGATGATTTTGCCCAAGCTCTTGAGCAATTTAATTATAATTTTGAAAAAGGTCAGATAGTACGGGGAAAAGTCATTCAATACACTTCAGATGGAGCTTATGTTGAAATTGGGGGTAAATCTCCTGGTTTTGTTCCCTTGAGAGAAGCGTCAATTGAACCAGTCACTAATCTTAACGATTATTTACCTTTAGACCAAGAACAGGATTTTTTAATTATTAGTTCGGCGGATGCGGAGGGTCAACTAATTCTCTCCCGTCGTCAGTTAATTATTAAACAAGCTTGGAATCAGGTCAAGGAAATTGCAGAAAGTGGGACTTCTGTACAGATGCGAGTCACGGGGATTAACCGAGGAGGAGTCACCGGAGAAGTAGAAGGGTTAAGAGGATTTATTCCGCGATCGCATTTAGTGGAGAAAGAGGATTTAGATTCCCTGGTGGGTCAGTCGATCACGGCGAATTTTATTCAAGTTGACCCTGATAATAATAAACTGGTTCTTTCTCAGCGTCAATTGGTTCGTGCTGCTGCCATGAGTCAATTAACCATTGGGACTCTGGTCGAGGGTAAAGTCGCCAAAATTCAGCCTTATGGGGTTTTTGTTGATATTAATGGAGCGACGGGATTACTCCATATTACTCAAGTGAGTGGGGTTCATATTGATGCTTTGACGACTATTTTTAAGATAGGACAAACGATTAAAGTAATGATTGTAGAAATTGATGAATATAAAAATCGTATTGCCTTATCTACGAAAGTTTTAGAGAGCTATCCTGGGGAAATTGTTGAAAAATTCGATGAAGTGATGGCAAATGCCGAAGAACGAGTCGAACAAGCCAGAGAAAAGTTATCTCAGTAA